AATGTGGAGACTGCATCGGGCTACATTCAAGTAAAGAACAGTCCAGATACAACTCCCCCATCGTTAACAGTGAATATTCCTGAGGAGTATACCGTTACAAAGTACGTATTCGAACCAGATCCGGTGTTGGTTCTGAGCGGAAAAACAGAAGCGGGCAACTTTGTGGAGATAAACGGAGAAAATGTCCCCGTAGACAGTAGTGGAATGTTCAAAGCAAACATCCCACTAACAACACAGGTGAACAAAGTCACAGTAATCGCGCGGAGAAAGGTTTTGGATGAATTAACAGTGGAAACTTGGAAACTCATAACTATCCAGTTGGTTCCACTCAATCTCATTGAACTCCAAGTCGGAAAGCCGCAGTTCAAGGTAAATAATCAAGCCAAAATCTTAGATGCACCACCAATCATAAAGAACAGCCGCACTCTGCTCCCCATTAGGGCCGTTGTTGAAGCCATGGGTGGGCAGGTTAAATGGGACTCTGCTGACAGGCGCGTTGATATAACCTATGAAGGAAAGTCCATAAACCTTTGGATAGGAAAGAACAAGGCTAAGGTTAATGGCCAAGAAGTAATGATCGACCCATCTAACCCCAATGTGGTACCAGAAATCACAAACAGCAGAACCATGGTTCCTTTAAGGTTTGTAGCAGAATCTCTTGGTTGCGATGTAGAATGGCTACCTGATACAAAGAGCATCAGAATAACATACCAAGCAGGTTAAAACAACTACTTATAAGGGGGCTGGCCGAAAGCCGGCCCTTTTTCACCAAGCCTTGTTTAGAAAATCTTTTCCAATATGTAAGTGTTACTTTATGCAGAGGAGCACCAAACAACAAAAAGTAAGCTAACATACATGTAGGGAATCCACACTCATACACGAGGTGGAAAAAGGAGGGGGACTAAATGTATAAGAGTGGAAATAAGAGAATGTTTCGGATAACCGCTCTGAGCTGTTTGCTTCTAGTTTGCCTGTCAATGATGGGTTGTACTACACAACAAAGTAAACTGGAAGACGGACTTTACTTAGCAAAGTGGGAAGGTTACACAGGCATTACCACAGACGAAAAAGCTATAGCGTACATACCCATAATGAGTGTCGGTACTGAAGAGGACTATGAGTACCCCCAACAGTATACACAAGCCGCGTTCAATGTAGTCATGGATGGAGAACCTACCTCTAAAAACGCTTGGATATACTGGCCCACAGATTTCATCCAGACTTACGGTACAAACCGCCAATACAAATTCTCTTATCTAACAGTGGAGTTATCAAACTTAACAGAAGGCATCCATGAAATAACAAGTGTGAAAGTTGCAGGAACGAAAAATAATTTCGTTTTCCCAGTCCACTGGATCATTGAAGTGCGAGAGCCATCAGACGCGACACCTTGCCTTAAAGCAGAAGAGCGATCTTGGCACCCCTTTTTTCTCGATCCCACCAAACTTTTCGGTCTTCGAAACACATGCAGTACGGAAGTGATTGTTGATGGGGTTAGTCCTACTGGCACAGATTTAGATGCGAAGATGTATTTACCTCCCGACGCTGCAGCTTCTTCAACGTCTACAGTTAGTACAAACAGGAGAGGACCTTACCAGCAAGTCACGATAGCGCCTAACTCAGTAGAATCGATAATAGTCACTTTTTCTCCAAAGACACCTGACAGGGAATTGGCACCTTTTACCCAATTCAATCCATTACTTATTTATCATGTTTCAGGTGATTCAAGCGAACATTTTGTAACACCTCCTGAACCTGAAGTGTCTACGTGGGCTCCGAAAGACGAAGAAGGTTTTAAGGCAACAGTACAACAGTTTTCGATCAAGGGCAAAGAGGTCGACTAGCCCTAAAAAGAGCACCAACCATGTGCTATCTTATGTAATAGTCTAAATGCGACTAACCGATGTCTTTTAACAGCGTTGGGATTTTGCTGGGAGGCCCAGAGACTTCCCAGCGAGTGTATAAACAAGTAAGGGTTTTAAAATGGCGCGTTCGGGACATGTGAAGACAGAGCTTAGGCACATGCATCATCGCTATCGTGGTTATCCTTCTTGTATTAACTGGACCAGCCTGATACCTGCCGCCAGCACGGGCGCAGGGTGGCTCCGCTGTTAATCCATGGGTACAAAAAGGTGTGCTCAACTACCTATTTTGGACGGCCGATCCACAGTGGAGCCCTTCTTTTACAGTTCAAGTGGAAGACAATTCTAAGCCGCTCAGAAAAGCGAAGGTCTCCAGTGCTAACTTGATTTCCCTTTCCTCACCCATAGCTGCTGCTCGTTCTCCACTGGCATAGTCGTTGATGCTCTGCTCCAAAATTGCCGTCTTTTCAGTTACCACGTTTAGTATAGAAGCCGTTCTGACTTCTCGCAAACGTCCTATGACAAACAAAGCTGCTGTCTCCATATCAGCAGCCAATACGCCTCTCTCGCTCCAGTAATTGTCTATTTCATTCTCTCTGTCTGTGTAAAAGCTATCGTGGCTTCTTATGATGCCGCAGTGATGTCTATAGTTCAGCTCCCTGGCACACTTCAAAATAGCGAACATCACATCAGGATCCGGAACTGCAGGATAACAAGGATCTATATATGTTTTCGATGTGCCTTCATCGCGTACAGCTGCTTGAGCAATTACAAGGTCGCCCACTTTCATATTGTCCTGAAGGGCACCACAACTCCCAATGCGTATCATCGTTTTTACGCCTGTCTTGTTAAGTTCTTCAACAGCTATCCCCGTAGAGGGGCCGCCAATGCCAGTAGAAACAATCAACACTGATACCCCTTTGTATTTACCACGAACGCTACAGAACTCGCGGTTGTATACAAGCTCTTCCACATCATCTAAAAACGCAGCAATGCGTTTAACCCTACCCGGATCGCCCGGTAAAAGAGCATAATTAGCTGACTGATTTCTGCCCAACCTGATGTGAGGCTGCAGATCGGTTTCCAACATCATAGTCACCTTCCCTTTTGCTGAGCGTGAGCTCACTGATACCTGCCACGTTCATATTGTTTTGGATATCCCACGTCCGCCTTTAGGAAATGAGCGGCATACAACGGCCAATAAGGCTGCCTTAAAAGGACCCTACCCAGCAAAACTA
The genomic region above belongs to Coprothermobacter proteolyticus DSM 5265 and contains:
- a CDS encoding nucleoside phosphorylase: MLETDLQPHIRLGRNQSANYALLPGDPGRVKRIAAFLDDVEELVYNREFCSVRGKYKGVSVLIVSTGIGGPSTGIAVEELNKTGVKTMIRIGSCGALQDNMKVGDLVIAQAAVRDEGTSKTYIDPCYPAVPDPDVMFAILKCARELNYRHHCGIIRSHDSFYTDRENEIDNYWSERGVLAADMETAALFVIGRLREVRTASILNVVTEKTAILEQSINDYASGERAAAMGEEREIKLALETFAFLSGLELSST